The Candidatus Bathyarchaeia archaeon genome segment TAATCTGAATTTGATTTGAAGATTTATGAAGACTTAGAGACCGGTTTTAATGATGAGGACGCTAAGCAATAAAGAATATAATGGAAACATGTTGTCAGCCGACTGCTGCTTTCTTTCCTTTGATATTTTCACCTTCCTTCTTACTTTATAGGATATGGATAGTAGGAGAGCGAAATAGCTAGGACCAAAATTCTGCCGAGTTTATATCCAAGAACAGCAAAGGAATTAAAGATAAGGTAACGAGGAGAATCGCGATAGTAAAGGCGAACCTTCTAATCGTTGGCTCCATAAAATAGCCTATTGATTTTGTTTATTGAGGTGGAATCCCTAAGAGAACATATGGCAGGCAACGAAGCGCTCTCTGCCAGCGGGTTTGAGCTCCGGCTTCTTTTGGGAGCATACATCTTTTTCATAGGGGCATCTTGTGCGAAATTTACAGCCTACGGGTACATTTGTTAGGCTCGGGATCTCTAAGCTTTTTATATATGGGATACCTTTACTGCGCGCGATTTTTGGGTCAGGTATAGGTACACAATCAAGCAGTATTTTAGTATATGGGTGAATTGGATCGAGTATAACGTCTTCCGTCGGCCCTACTTCAACAATACTTCCAAGATACATAACAAGTATTCTTCCATCCCTAGCAAAGTACCTTGCAACCCCAAAGTCATGGGTTATAAAGAGGCATGCCATGTTAAATTTTCTTTTAAGATCAAGGAGCAGATCTAATATTTCGATTCTCAGCGATGCGTCAAGCATTGAAACTGCTTCATCCGCCACAATGAAGCTTGGATTAACGGAGATTGCTCTTGCAATAGCTATTCTCTGCATTTGACCACCGCTCAACCTAGCCGGATACCTCTGTAAGAAATCCTCTGGCGGGGCTAAACCGACCATTTCTAGGAGCTCCGATGCTTTTTCCCAACATTCCTTTCTATTGCGGACAATTTTGTAGTGTAGAAGCGGTGGGCTTAGAGATTGATATATTGTTCTCATAGGGTTTAGCGTATCATAGGGGTCTTGATGGATTATTTGGGCGTTCCGTCTAAACTCTTTAAACTCTGACCTATTTAAGCGCCATATGTCCCTTCCCCTAAATAGTATTCTACCAGACGTAGGTTGCAAGATTCCTAGAGTAAGCCTACCTAGCGTACTTTTTCCGCAACCACTTTCGCCAACTAATGCTACTGTTTCACCTTCATTTATTTGGAAGGAGACGTCGTCAACAGCGCAAATACTTTTTTTCTTGCCGAATACTCCACCACCAACACTAAAGACTTTACTAACGTTCTCGACGCTTATTAATGCCTGGCTCATTTTCACCCTCCTTTAAACACGATTTATTTTTGACTAAAGAGATGACAGGCGGCAAGTCTTCCATTACCAATATTTATTAAATCAGGTTTTTCCTTTCTACATTTATCGAAAGCATATTGGCAACGGGGATGGAATCTACATCCCGGTGGCGGCAAAACTGGGTCGGGTATTGGGCCGGGTATTGGTTTAACGTCTCCAATTTTTCCTATAGTTGATGGAATAGATCTTATTAATGCCGCAGTATATGGATGTTTAGGATCATAGAAAATTTCTTCGGCATTTCCCACTTCAATTATGTTGGCGAGATACATTACGGCTATTCTATCGGCAACCTCAGCCACGCATCCAAGATCATGGGTTATGAAGAGCATTGTGATACCCATCTTATCATGAATATCCCTTATAAGCCTGAGAAAATATTTCTGGGTCAAAACGTCTAAAGAGGATGTTGGTTCATCCAAAATCAGAAATTTGGGGTTAAGTAGCAAGCTCATGGCGGATATGACTCTCTGCTTCATTCCACCACTGAGCTCATGCGGATAAAGCTTTAGAACCCTTTCTGCATCTAAACGAACCATCTTAAGTAAATCAAGAGACCTCTCTAAGATACTCTTTTTTGGAATTTTTTCATGATCTAAAACTGTGTCAACCATGTGATCAAAAACATGCATAACAGGGTTCAAAGCATTCTGTGCGCCTTGGAAAATTATAGCGACGTCTTTCCACCTAAACCTTCTCAGCTCCTCTTCACTCATGGAGAAAACATCCTTTCCTTCAAAGAACACTTTTCCGCTCTTAATATAACCGTTTGGATCAACTTGCTTAATAATTGCATGCGCGAGAACAGATTTACCACACCCGCTTTCACCGACAAGGCCGAGGATCTCACCTTTATAAATGTCAAGGTTGACTTCATCAACAGCTCTTAAAATTCCTCTAGGAACCCTGAACTCAATCGTGAGCCCACGGATGCTGACTAAAACCTCCGCCATGTTATTCCCCTTCATAAGTATTTGTCTTCTTAAATCACTGCTTCTTGTCTTAGTGTTAAGAAAATATAATTTCTCAAAAATATTTAATTTTTTTGTTCGTAGTGGTTTTTATGCGTATCAAACATTATTGCTAAAACATCTAAACATTTATAAAAAGAAAATAAAAGAGGGTTATATTGCGTTTTTATTTTTTGCGTAGGCTCATTATAAGGCTGATTACTGACAATAT includes the following:
- a CDS encoding ABC transporter ATP-binding protein, with product MSQALISVENVSKVFSVGGGVFGKKKSICAVDDVSFQINEGETVALVGESGCGKSTLGRLTLGILQPTSGRILFRGRDIWRLNRSEFKEFRRNAQIIHQDPYDTLNPMRTIYQSLSPPLLHYKIVRNRKECWEKASELLEMVGLAPPEDFLQRYPARLSGGQMQRIAIARAISVNPSFIVADEAVSMLDASLRIEILDLLLDLKRKFNMACLFITHDFGVARYFARDGRILVMYLGSIVEVGPTEDVILDPIHPYTKILLDCVPIPDPKIARSKGIPYIKSLEIPSLTNVPVGCKFRTRCPYEKDVCSQKKPELKPAGRERFVACHMFS
- a CDS encoding ABC transporter ATP-binding protein; the encoded protein is MAEVLVSIRGLTIEFRVPRGILRAVDEVNLDIYKGEILGLVGESGCGKSVLAHAIIKQVDPNGYIKSGKVFFEGKDVFSMSEEELRRFRWKDVAIIFQGAQNALNPVMHVFDHMVDTVLDHEKIPKKSILERSLDLLKMVRLDAERVLKLYPHELSGGMKQRVISAMSLLLNPKFLILDEPTSSLDVLTQKYFLRLIRDIHDKMGITMLFITHDLGCVAEVADRIAVMYLANIIEVGNAEEIFYDPKHPYTAALIRSIPSTIGKIGDVKPIPGPIPDPVLPPPGCRFHPRCQYAFDKCRKEKPDLINIGNGRLAACHLFSQK